Proteins from a genomic interval of Rhodococcus rhodochrous:
- a CDS encoding ribose-phosphate diphosphokinase codes for MTNWIDNQKNLMLFSGRAHPELAEQVAKELGVPLTPQTARDFANGETFVRFEESVRGSDAFVLQSHPFPLNQWVMEQLIMIDALKRGSAKRITAILPFYPYARQDKKHRGREPISARLIADLLKTAGADRIITVDLHTDQIQGFFDGPVDHMHAQGQLAEYIRGKYGVENIAVVSPDSGRVRVAEKWADTLGGAPLAFIHKTRDPLVPNQVKSNRVVGEVDGRTCILIDDMIDTGGTIAGAVKILKEAGAGDVIIAATHGVLSDPAAERLASCGAKEVIVTNTLPIPPEKQFDCLTVLSIAPLLAQTIREVFENGSVTSLFNGVA; via the coding sequence GTGACCAATTGGATCGACAACCAGAAGAACTTGATGCTCTTCTCCGGCCGGGCCCATCCCGAGCTGGCGGAGCAGGTCGCGAAGGAACTGGGCGTCCCCCTCACCCCGCAGACGGCACGGGACTTCGCGAACGGTGAGACGTTCGTGCGTTTCGAGGAGTCGGTGCGTGGTTCGGACGCCTTCGTGCTGCAGAGCCATCCGTTCCCGCTGAACCAGTGGGTCATGGAACAGCTCATCATGATCGATGCGCTCAAGCGTGGTTCGGCCAAGCGCATCACCGCGATCCTGCCGTTCTACCCCTACGCCCGTCAGGACAAGAAGCACCGCGGCCGCGAGCCCATCTCCGCCCGCCTGATCGCCGATCTGCTCAAGACCGCCGGCGCCGACCGCATCATCACGGTCGACCTGCACACCGATCAGATCCAGGGCTTCTTCGACGGTCCGGTCGACCACATGCACGCCCAGGGCCAGCTCGCCGAGTACATCCGCGGCAAGTACGGCGTCGAGAACATCGCCGTGGTTTCCCCCGACTCCGGTCGTGTGCGTGTCGCCGAGAAGTGGGCCGACACCCTCGGTGGCGCGCCGCTGGCGTTCATCCACAAGACTCGCGACCCGCTGGTTCCCAACCAGGTCAAGTCGAACCGCGTGGTCGGTGAGGTCGACGGCCGCACCTGCATCCTGATCGACGACATGATCGACACCGGCGGCACCATCGCCGGCGCCGTGAAGATCCTCAAGGAGGCCGGCGCGGGCGACGTCATCATCGCCGCCACTCACGGTGTGCTCTCCGACCCGGCCGCCGAGCGCCTCGCTTCGTGCGGCGCCAAGGAGGTCATCGTCACCAACACGCTGCCGATCCCGCCGGAGAAGCAGTTCGACTGCCTCACCGTGCTGTCGATCGCTCCGCTGCTCGCGCAGACGATCCGCGAGGTCTTCGAGAACGGCTCGGTCACCTCGCTGTTCAACGGGGTCGCCTGA
- a CDS encoding helix-turn-helix domain-containing protein, translating into MSFGPFSAEEAPAALAGLLDRFGPDTAVTIGVVPSLLTIAQAADVLGCSRRHVARLVDTGALAADFHGLHRRVSRSDVLELAKQQAEVVTTVLDGLADLTRREGLYDPF; encoded by the coding sequence GTGAGTTTCGGGCCGTTCTCCGCCGAGGAGGCCCCCGCGGCGCTGGCGGGTCTGCTCGACCGGTTCGGACCCGACACCGCCGTGACGATCGGTGTCGTGCCGTCGTTGCTCACCATCGCCCAGGCCGCCGACGTCCTCGGCTGCTCCCGCCGACACGTCGCCCGCCTGGTCGACACGGGCGCACTCGCCGCCGACTTCCACGGCCTGCACCGGCGGGTGTCGCGCTCCGACGTCCTCGAACTCGCGAAGCAGCAGGCGGAGGTGGTCACGACGGTCCTCGACGGACTCGCCGACCTCACGCGGCGCGAAGGACTGTACGACCCGTTCTGA
- the glmU gene encoding bifunctional UDP-N-acetylglucosamine diphosphorylase/glucosamine-1-phosphate N-acetyltransferase GlmU has product MQVQTAIVVLAAGAGTRMRSKTPKVLHTLGGRTMLAHSLYAAAALGPAHLVTVVGHRREEVSAEVSAVAAGLGREILVTVQEEQLGTGHAVECGLGALPDDFDGTVVVTAGDVPLLRPDTLQELLDAHLDTEPAAVTVLTTTVSEPTGYGRIVRTTDGDVAGIVEEKDASPTQRAIQEINTGVYAFDAAALRSALGKLSADNSQGELYLTDVVKIARGEGHTVRGVHTDDAVQVSGVNDRVQLAALTTELNRRLLEHWMREGVTVIDPVSTWIDVDVVLGTDVTIHPGVQLRGRTVIADDAEIGPDTTLTDVQVGAGATVVRTHGSDAVIGAEATVGPFTYLRPGTELGACGKLGAFVETKNAQIGAHSKVPHLTYVGDAEIGEHSNIGASSVFVNYDGVKKYRTVVGSHVRTGSDTMFVAPLTVGDGAYTGAGTVLRRDVPPGALAVSGTPQRNIEGWVQRNRAGTPAAEAASRAQQQHDHDRQKDGQNQ; this is encoded by the coding sequence ATGCAGGTGCAGACCGCGATCGTCGTGCTGGCAGCCGGAGCAGGAACAAGGATGCGGTCGAAGACACCGAAGGTGTTGCACACCCTCGGTGGACGCACGATGCTCGCGCACTCCCTGTACGCCGCCGCCGCACTCGGACCCGCCCATCTCGTCACCGTCGTCGGGCACCGCCGCGAGGAGGTCTCCGCCGAGGTGAGCGCCGTCGCCGCGGGTCTCGGCCGCGAGATCCTGGTGACCGTCCAAGAGGAACAGCTCGGCACCGGCCACGCCGTGGAGTGCGGCCTCGGTGCCCTCCCCGACGACTTCGACGGCACGGTCGTCGTCACCGCCGGCGACGTCCCGCTGCTCCGCCCCGACACCCTGCAGGAACTGCTCGACGCGCACCTCGACACCGAGCCGGCCGCCGTCACCGTCCTCACCACGACGGTGTCCGAGCCCACCGGCTACGGACGCATCGTGCGCACCACCGACGGCGACGTCGCCGGGATCGTCGAGGAGAAGGACGCCTCCCCGACGCAGCGCGCGATCCAGGAGATCAACACGGGCGTGTACGCCTTCGACGCGGCCGCGCTGCGGTCGGCTCTCGGCAAGCTGAGCGCCGACAACTCGCAGGGCGAGCTGTACCTGACCGATGTCGTGAAGATCGCCCGCGGCGAGGGTCACACCGTCCGCGGTGTGCACACCGACGACGCCGTGCAGGTCTCCGGCGTCAACGACCGCGTCCAGCTCGCCGCACTGACCACCGAACTCAACCGGCGCCTGCTCGAGCACTGGATGCGTGAGGGCGTCACGGTGATCGACCCGGTCTCGACGTGGATCGACGTCGACGTCGTGCTCGGCACCGACGTCACCATCCACCCGGGTGTGCAGTTGCGCGGCCGCACGGTGATCGCCGACGACGCGGAGATCGGCCCCGACACGACGCTGACCGACGTGCAGGTCGGCGCCGGTGCCACCGTGGTGCGCACCCACGGCTCCGACGCGGTGATCGGCGCGGAGGCCACGGTGGGCCCGTTCACCTATCTGCGTCCCGGCACCGAACTCGGCGCGTGCGGCAAGCTCGGCGCCTTCGTCGAGACTAAGAACGCGCAGATCGGGGCGCATTCGAAGGTCCCCCACCTCACCTATGTCGGCGACGCGGAGATCGGCGAGCACTCCAACATCGGAGCGTCGAGCGTGTTCGTCAACTACGACGGCGTGAAGAAGTACCGCACGGTCGTCGGGTCACACGTCCGGACCGGGTCGGACACGATGTTCGTCGCTCCCCTCACGGTGGGCGACGGCGCCTACACGGGCGCCGGCACAGTACTCCGTCGCGACGTTCCTCCGGGGGCGCTGGCGGTGTCGGGTACGCCACAGCGCAATATTGAAGGATGGGTCCAGCGAAATCGCGCCGGTACCCCCGCTGCCGAGGCAGCATCGAGAGCACAGCAGCAGCACGACCACGATCGCCAGAAGGACGGCCAGAACCAGTGA
- a CDS encoding PIN domain-containing protein, translated as MPVRVVLGATVLARPRLRDVALALAEEGLYQPFWSDGIIAEVDRRLPQELLRPARDFLFAELDRAFPDARVVWPTTVLREVPHVTGPREAHVTSVALLCHADAVVTADPELTGALERSGIEAWTPDAFVTFALDADPTRTRAALLRMVRRRWLADDDTRREVGDDELLTRLAEWAARDLGANSADLLAPPAR; from the coding sequence ATGCCGGTTCGAGTGGTGCTCGGTGCGACGGTCCTCGCCCGCCCCCGCCTGCGCGATGTGGCGCTCGCCCTCGCCGAAGAGGGCCTCTACCAACCCTTCTGGAGCGACGGGATCATCGCGGAAGTGGACCGCCGACTACCGCAGGAACTGCTGCGTCCCGCCCGCGACTTCCTCTTCGCCGAACTCGACCGCGCCTTCCCCGACGCCCGCGTCGTGTGGCCCACCACCGTGCTCCGCGAGGTCCCGCATGTGACGGGACCGAGGGAGGCACACGTGACCTCGGTGGCGCTGCTGTGCCACGCCGACGCCGTCGTCACCGCCGACCCCGAGCTCACGGGGGCACTGGAACGATCGGGCATCGAAGCGTGGACACCCGACGCCTTCGTCACCTTCGCGCTCGACGCCGATCCCACCCGCACCCGCGCGGCACTACTGAGAATGGTGCGCCGCCGCTGGCTCGCCGACGACGACACCCGGCGCGAGGTGGGCGACGACGAACTGCTCACCAGGCTGGCCGAGTGGGCGGCGCGCGATCTCGGTGCCAACAGCGCCGACCTCCTCGCGCCCCCGGCGCGGTGA
- a CDS encoding LuxR C-terminal-related transcriptional regulator, with translation MSVSGSPRVGAPAWRSLSSALARPRLFACLDRCSTLTVIDAPPGFGKRTLVAGWLHRGGAPDHTIVWVPELAASGDGEGDLSERVLEVLADHPAVEVSTGGPDDSPTERVVRTFRDLKSACLLVLACVSPQNSAEVLDGTLRLLDHCPRLDAIVCLPGNSTDMTEVVLRGIDSTYVPAADLAFTVEETTTLLRDAGPERTDSECEVVCRVLGGVPTLVSAAAVVARSRPQRLIDSRGLPTPALARLVRTYVENRLDELDDAHREFAFSVAAAHSVTAHRAAELTGTADAEASLAMLAAAGLVMDSPFDDPRTWRWPDAVRSCVLDISRRERPGHVDALLVELARAHRDAGKPAEASIYAVEAGDWETAVAIVEESWARMVDSSFDVLVKVLRQIPDQELGDHPSVQAGRALFTQMLDEHSILHASLPTDPDELAELGKTPGAAQAVYVATVQTLTLRVSGEFGEAARLTLLLRPLVHSILEHRPDDLGPQLPLLRVQWAITLQLAGYLTESTTVFRRAYRGAYAANIAFVIQNAAGSSALNWAVTGDNPRAREWLRTESNAEPTEGRWGEMVKVGGRVASTLVHLDSLELDRAVGYLDELGVPRVSEELWGFVAYGRAYYNLATGNAYDGLTELHRLIASHHDLFDRGAFSRILLGAAEIDLQLALGNGNLARALAEESPQNHPMLVVTNARVELFTGHPDVALKKLKRVPWTECGFPRAHLEALLMEASAHLDLDEKDTAVRSWQRARTLAEALGNRRAFTTLAEGVAGRLAELGGPIGPDEAIGSVFTEPVTHVELSRRETDVLELLALGSTHADIAKKLFVSHNTIKTQLRSIYRKLGVHTRVEAIGRARDLRLLPVRRSL, from the coding sequence GTGAGTGTTTCCGGCTCCCCTCGCGTCGGTGCACCCGCGTGGCGTTCGTTGTCCTCGGCTCTGGCGCGGCCCCGACTGTTCGCGTGTCTCGACCGGTGCTCCACGCTGACGGTGATCGACGCTCCCCCGGGCTTCGGCAAACGGACCCTCGTTGCAGGATGGCTCCATCGGGGCGGCGCACCCGACCACACGATCGTCTGGGTCCCCGAACTCGCCGCGTCCGGCGACGGCGAGGGCGACCTGTCCGAGCGTGTGCTCGAGGTTCTCGCCGACCACCCGGCCGTCGAGGTCTCCACCGGCGGTCCCGACGATTCCCCGACCGAGCGTGTGGTCCGTACCTTCCGCGATCTGAAGTCGGCCTGCCTGCTCGTGCTCGCCTGCGTGTCGCCGCAGAACTCGGCCGAGGTGCTCGACGGAACCCTCCGGCTGCTCGACCACTGCCCACGGCTCGACGCGATCGTCTGCCTGCCGGGCAACAGCACCGACATGACCGAGGTCGTCCTCCGCGGGATCGACTCAACGTACGTCCCGGCGGCCGATCTCGCCTTCACCGTCGAGGAGACGACGACGCTGTTGCGCGATGCCGGACCGGAGCGCACCGACAGCGAGTGCGAGGTCGTGTGTCGCGTACTCGGCGGTGTGCCCACCCTGGTCTCGGCGGCCGCGGTCGTCGCCCGGAGCCGGCCCCAGCGCCTGATCGACTCCCGAGGACTGCCGACCCCTGCCCTGGCCCGCCTCGTGCGGACGTACGTCGAGAACCGGCTCGACGAACTCGACGACGCGCACCGCGAGTTCGCGTTCTCGGTCGCCGCTGCCCACAGTGTCACCGCCCACCGGGCAGCCGAACTGACGGGCACGGCGGATGCCGAAGCATCACTGGCCATGCTCGCCGCGGCAGGCCTCGTGATGGATTCGCCCTTCGACGATCCCCGGACATGGCGGTGGCCCGACGCCGTCCGTTCGTGCGTGCTCGACATCTCCCGCCGGGAGCGCCCCGGACATGTCGACGCCCTGCTCGTCGAACTCGCCCGGGCGCACCGCGACGCCGGCAAGCCCGCCGAGGCGTCGATCTACGCGGTCGAGGCCGGCGACTGGGAGACCGCCGTGGCGATCGTCGAGGAATCCTGGGCGCGCATGGTCGACAGTTCCTTCGACGTTCTCGTCAAGGTGCTCCGGCAGATCCCCGACCAGGAGCTCGGCGACCACCCGTCGGTCCAGGCCGGTCGCGCGCTGTTCACGCAGATGCTCGACGAACATTCGATCCTGCACGCCTCCCTGCCCACGGATCCCGACGAACTCGCCGAGCTCGGGAAGACACCCGGGGCCGCCCAGGCCGTGTACGTCGCGACGGTGCAGACCCTGACCCTGCGGGTCTCGGGCGAATTCGGTGAGGCCGCGCGGTTGACGCTCCTGTTGCGTCCACTCGTCCATTCGATCCTCGAACACCGGCCCGACGATCTCGGCCCGCAGCTCCCTCTGCTGCGAGTGCAGTGGGCGATCACGCTCCAGCTCGCCGGATATCTGACCGAGTCCACCACCGTCTTCCGCCGCGCCTACCGCGGTGCCTACGCCGCGAACATCGCCTTCGTCATCCAGAACGCCGCGGGAAGCTCGGCGCTGAACTGGGCGGTGACCGGCGACAATCCGCGCGCCCGCGAATGGCTGCGCACCGAGAGCAACGCCGAGCCCACGGAGGGCCGCTGGGGAGAGATGGTCAAGGTGGGTGGTCGGGTTGCGTCCACGCTCGTCCACCTCGACTCGCTCGAGCTCGACCGTGCCGTCGGATATCTCGACGAGCTCGGCGTCCCGCGGGTCTCGGAGGAACTCTGGGGATTCGTCGCCTACGGCCGGGCCTACTACAACCTGGCGACGGGCAACGCCTACGACGGACTCACCGAACTCCACCGGCTCATCGCCTCGCACCACGATCTGTTCGACCGCGGCGCGTTCTCGCGCATCCTGCTCGGCGCCGCCGAGATCGACCTGCAGCTGGCGCTCGGCAACGGCAACCTCGCGCGCGCCCTCGCCGAGGAGTCGCCGCAGAACCATCCGATGCTCGTGGTGACGAACGCGCGCGTCGAACTGTTCACCGGCCATCCCGACGTCGCGCTCAAGAAACTCAAGCGCGTTCCGTGGACGGAGTGCGGTTTCCCGCGCGCACATCTCGAGGCGTTGCTCATGGAGGCGAGCGCCCACCTCGATCTCGACGAGAAGGACACCGCGGTACGCAGCTGGCAGCGGGCCCGCACCCTCGCCGAGGCCCTCGGCAACCGCCGCGCCTTCACGACTCTCGCCGAGGGTGTCGCCGGGCGTCTCGCGGAACTCGGCGGTCCCATCGGCCCGGACGAGGCGATCGGGTCCGTCTTCACCGAACCCGTCACCCACGTCGAACTGTCCCGGCGTGAGACGGACGTGCTGGAGTTGCTCGCGCTGGGATCGACGCACGCCGATATCGCGAAGAAGTTGTTCGTCTCGCACAACACGATCAAGACCCAGTTGCGCAGCATCTACCGCAAGCTCGGCGTGCACACGCGGGTGGAGGCGATCGGCCGGGCGCGCGATCTCAGGCTGTTGCCGGTCCGCCGGTCGCTGTAG
- a CDS encoding DUF2461 domain-containing protein, whose product MFTGFPVAALDFYDDLEADNSKAFWAAHKAVYDDCVRGPMLALLAELEEEFGEGKAFRPYRDVRFSKDKLPYKTHQGGFVSVAQSVGYYVEINAAGLRVAAGLFHGSSDQIAGYRTGVDHDRRGPELGRIVRKLERAGYEIGGDRLKSRPRGVDADHPRIELMRHRSLWAGRTEISPPWIDSPRTLEEVRSVWREFRPLVRWLTAATAT is encoded by the coding sequence GTGTTCACCGGATTTCCCGTCGCGGCCCTCGACTTCTACGACGATCTCGAGGCCGACAACAGCAAAGCATTCTGGGCCGCGCACAAGGCCGTCTACGACGACTGCGTGCGCGGCCCGATGCTTGCCCTACTCGCGGAACTCGAGGAGGAGTTCGGGGAGGGCAAGGCCTTCCGCCCGTACCGCGACGTGCGGTTCAGCAAGGACAAGCTGCCGTACAAGACCCACCAGGGCGGATTCGTCTCCGTCGCGCAGAGCGTCGGCTACTACGTCGAGATCAACGCTGCCGGGTTGCGGGTCGCCGCCGGCCTGTTCCACGGCTCGTCCGATCAGATCGCCGGTTACCGGACCGGGGTCGATCACGACCGTCGCGGCCCCGAGCTCGGAAGGATCGTGCGCAAGCTCGAACGCGCGGGATACGAGATCGGCGGCGACCGGTTGAAGTCCCGGCCGCGCGGCGTGGACGCCGATCATCCCCGCATCGAACTCATGCGTCACCGGTCCCTGTGGGCCGGCCGCACCGAGATCTCCCCGCCGTGGATCGACAGTCCGCGCACCCTCGAGGAGGTGCGTTCGGTGTGGCGCGAGTTCCGGCCGTTGGTGCGCTGGCTCACCGCTGCTACCGCAACGTGA
- a CDS encoding TetR/AcrR family transcriptional regulator yields the protein MTGTQRREQLIEIGRALFAERGYEGTSIEEIAQRAQVSKPVVYEHFGGKEGLYAVVVDREMTVLMSMVTESLTRNRSRIRVERAALALLTYIEERTDGFRILVRDSPMSAEEGTYSSLLNEAMRQVGELLTGDFSRRGLNPEFAPLYAQALVGMVATTATWWLDRRTPSKEDVAAHLVNLCWNGLIGLEADPKLGEPPVSE from the coding sequence ATGACGGGCACGCAGCGTCGGGAGCAGCTCATCGAGATCGGCCGCGCCCTGTTCGCCGAGCGCGGCTACGAGGGCACCTCCATCGAGGAGATCGCCCAGCGGGCGCAGGTCTCCAAGCCGGTCGTCTACGAGCACTTCGGCGGTAAGGAAGGCCTCTACGCGGTGGTCGTGGACCGCGAGATGACCGTTCTGATGTCGATGGTCACCGAGAGTCTCACCCGCAACCGGTCGAGGATCCGCGTCGAGCGGGCCGCGCTCGCACTGCTCACCTACATAGAGGAACGCACCGACGGCTTCCGCATCCTTGTGCGCGACTCGCCGATGTCCGCCGAGGAAGGCACCTATTCGAGCCTGCTCAACGAGGCGATGCGGCAGGTGGGGGAGCTGCTGACCGGCGACTTCTCCCGGCGGGGCCTGAACCCCGAATTCGCTCCGCTCTACGCCCAGGCGCTCGTCGGCATGGTCGCCACCACCGCGACGTGGTGGCTCGACCGCCGCACCCCGTCGAAGGAGGATGTGGCGGCCCACCTCGTGAACCTGTGCTGGAACGGTCTCATCGGTCTGGAAGCGGACCCGAAGCTCGGGGAACCCCCGGTTTCCGAATAG
- a CDS encoding ScbR family autoregulator-binding transcription factor, translating into MGRQVRAEVTRESVLQGAATIFVRDGYADANLGDIIEEAGVTKGALYFHFGSKEELARGVIDSGYLRFEAAAESKMDRRSPALETLIDLSVLHVDMSETDSVVRAMFRLLVEIGDYQGTEHRPYEIWQNNLQELAARAADEGDLVEDVDVHAVSLLLLEQAMGARIMANALKATERLAEQTGAMWRMILPALVPANKLEYFRQFVERRLRLQS; encoded by the coding sequence GTGGGACGACAAGTACGCGCAGAGGTGACACGCGAATCGGTGCTGCAGGGCGCAGCGACGATCTTCGTGCGCGACGGGTACGCGGACGCGAACCTGGGCGACATCATCGAGGAGGCCGGCGTCACCAAGGGTGCGCTGTACTTCCACTTCGGTTCGAAGGAAGAACTGGCGCGCGGGGTGATCGACTCCGGCTATCTCCGCTTCGAGGCCGCCGCCGAATCCAAGATGGACCGCCGTTCCCCGGCGCTCGAGACACTGATCGACCTGTCGGTCCTGCACGTCGACATGTCCGAGACCGATTCCGTGGTGCGGGCGATGTTCCGGCTGCTGGTCGAGATCGGCGACTACCAGGGCACCGAGCACCGGCCCTACGAGATCTGGCAGAACAACCTGCAGGAACTCGCAGCCCGGGCCGCCGACGAGGGCGACCTCGTCGAGGACGTCGACGTCCACGCCGTCTCCCTGTTGCTGCTCGAGCAGGCGATGGGCGCACGGATCATGGCGAACGCCCTCAAGGCGACCGAACGGCTCGCCGAACAGACGGGCGCGATGTGGCGGATGATCCTGCCCGCGCTGGTGCCGGCGAACAAACTCGAATACTTCCGGCAGTTCGTGGAGCGCCGTCTGCGGCTGCAGTCGTGA